One segment of Dolichospermum sp. DET69 DNA contains the following:
- a CDS encoding type I restriction-modification system subunit M N-terminal domain-containing protein, whose amino-acid sequence MSISTTIKTIQDIMRKDAGVDGDAQRISQLVWMIFLKIFDDREAEYELLDDHYHSPIPEALRWRNWATDSEGMTGDTLLDFVDNVLFKTLKDANTYQDKNPRGFVIRAVFEDAYNYMKNGTLIRQVINKLNEIDFQIFADLFSPYLKFALMSSIVQDFIRNKATGMTAEGIKAAKLKLILVPLPALNEQKRIVTKVDKLMKLCDELETKLTQTQTESEKIINAAVKQLLTV is encoded by the coding sequence ATGTCAATTAGTACCACAATTAAAACTATCCAAGACATCATGCGTAAAGATGCTGGTGTGGATGGTGATGCCCAACGCATTAGTCAATTAGTATGGATGATTTTTCTCAAGATTTTTGACGACAGAGAAGCCGAATATGAATTGTTAGATGATCATTACCATTCTCCTATTCCAGAGGCTTTAAGGTGGCGAAATTGGGCTACAGACTCGGAAGGAATGACGGGGGATACTTTACTGGATTTTGTGGATAATGTTTTATTCAAAACTCTAAAAGACGCGAATACCTATCAAGATAAAAACCCTCGCGGGTTTGTTATTAGGGCGGTATTTGAGGATGCCTATAATTATATGAAAAATGGCACTCTTATCCGCCAAGTAATTAATAAATTAAACGAAATTGATTTTCAAATTTTTGCTGACCTATTTTCACCCTATTTAAAATTTGCTTTAATGAGTTCTATCGTGCAAGATTTTATTCGTAATAAAGCAACGGGAATGACTGCTGAAGGAATAAAAGCAGCTAAACTAAAACTAATTTTAGTTCCTCTCCCTGCTCTTAATGAACAAAAACGCATAGTTACAAAAGTAGATAAATTAATGAAACTATGTGATGAACTAGAAACCAAACTAACACAAACTCAAACAGAGAGCGAAAAAATCATCAATGCTGCTGTCAAACAATTATTAACGGTGTAG